In a genomic window of Thalassophryne amazonica chromosome 12, fThaAma1.1, whole genome shotgun sequence:
- the LOC117521911 gene encoding desmoglein-2-like: protein MDRFCLLVLMPFFLTLLPVDAEANGQVLIRQKRDWITAPRKLIENKDYTGLASIARIRSDKENFTKIFYSLKGPGVDQPPIGIFGVNRDTGYVKIFAILDREAMPFYHLLGVAHFANGSLAEKDIDLKITVEDENDCPPVIEIQQIGYVKEASAAGTAIMRVRATDADQPNHPNSQIRYSIVEQGSSAGMFFIDPDTGDIMVQRNTLDRETQDTYKVMIKASDLNGQPGGHTGTGEVEIKLLDINDNIPTLEKESYEGSVEENTINLEVMRIQSRDMDLKYTDNWWAEYSFASGNEAGYFSIVTDNKTNEGIIIIRKPLDYEALKVLNLEVAVSNRAAYNFGSTTTGGGNITTKSYPITINVVNQKEGPHFHPAVKVVSLSEDRTSVAINKIIANYAATDSDTLKTATNVRYVKIRDADNWLIIDEKTGDIRLNKLPDRESKFLKNGTYFAEIICTTNDSPSKTATGTIAIQVEDFNDHCPELTTTTHTMCLKDNVIYVTAVDQDDFPNSAPFEFTVNQERSKGKWTVEQYNDTTAILRDHAKLWPGIYSVAVEVSDQQGKSCADVQMVDITVCTCTDDTKTCVGRRTKTTSLGAGGILLPLLGLLLLLLVPLLLLFCLCGGASTGDFKTIPFDTKQQLIAYHTEGQGEDKEVPLMTAPVEVDHGAKGAANFNTFGRHCYYGGITAGELAAGGAALGGGFSTLTTENIHQHGQYQHSSGHMDMATGLISGGEHHLSTYRADVYEGMALSEEFLGEYYTSKANHAALQSQEKDAMLVYDYEGRGSPAGSVGCCSLLENNDDLAFLNDIGPQFKTLAEICQGKSLVTESVAVDLSVLAPTPVSPVRPSTHTHIHTHTETLSDQASANIKTTNVASGSSTIIQTEHLTERAQSTAAPNVHIQDNVVIPNPTLLVQQPAMYYAATPMYVVDAKPQVVYVAGGTQQPLGQVGVSQGLVQVGGLQGSQEVVLVDRQVGMGGVAAQAAPSVLKGTMSKTKKVLLVENGSAGGGHSAQLGQGFVQVGQGSTVIGGLQGSQGVLLVDRQVGAGGGAVQAASLGRLSRSSVGSHGTHSPQGFVQIGQGSTEQGLDVRSQDVLMASQSSLLGSDEDFAIASKPMVPSGQRVMVQRKKVSVTERTTDSSIRA, encoded by the exons ACAAAAGCGAGACTGGATCACTGCTCCCAGGAAGCTGATAGAGAACAAAGATTACACTGGATTAGCTAGCATTGCTCGG ATTCGTTCAGATAAGGAGAATTTTACAAAGATCTTCTATTCATTAAAGGGGCCTGGTGTTGACCAGCCTCCTATTGGCATATTTGGTGTCAACCGTGACACAGGCTATGTGAAAATCTTCGCCATCCTGGACCGAGAGGCAATGCCCTTCTACCAT ttgcttGGTGTGGCACATTTTGCCAATGGGAGTCTCGCCGAGAAAGATATTGATCTTAAAATCACAGTTGAAGATGAAAACGACTGCCCACCAGTGATTGAAATTCAACAAATCGGATATGTCAAAGAAGCCAGCGCGGCAG GCACTGCTATCATGAGAGTGAGAGCTACCGATGCTGATCAACCCAACCACCCTAATTCTCAGATCCGGTACAGTATTGTGGAACAGGGTTCATCGGCTGGGATGTTCTTCATTGACCCCGACACTGGAGACATCATGGTTCAACGGAACACTCTAGATAGAGAG ACACAAGATACATACAAGGTGATGATAAAAGCGTCTGACTTAAATGGGCAACCAGGAGGACACACAGGAACAGGAGAAGTTGAGATCAAACTTTTGGACATAAATGACAATATTCCCACCCTGGAAAAAGAATCG tatgAAGGCAGTGTGGAGGAGAACACCATTAATCTGGAGGTGATGAGGATCCAATCCAGGGACATGGACCTGAAGTACACTGACAACTGGTGGGCTGAGTACAGCTTTGCTTCAGGGAATGAGGCGGGATACTTCAGCATTGTTACTGACAACAAGACTAACGAGGGGATCATCATAATTCGCAAG CCGCTGGACTATGAGGCACTAAAAGTGCTCAATTTAGAAGTGGCCGTCTCAAACAGGGCAGCGTACAACTTTGGCTCCACAACGACAGGTGGAGGCAACATAACCACAAAATCTTACCCCATTACAATCAACGTGGTCAACCAGAAGGAAGGACCTCACTTCCACCCCGCCGTCAAAGTGGTGTCTCTGTCCGAGGATCGCACTTCAGTTGCCATCAATAAAATCATCGCAAATTACGCCGCCACTGACAGTGACACTCTGAAAACTGCCACGAATGTCAG GTATGTTAAAATTCGTGATGCAGACAACTGGTTGATTATCGACGAAaagacaggagacatcagactgaaCAAACTGCCTGATCGAGAGTCCAAATTCTTGAAGAATGGAACGTACTTTGCTGAAATTATCTGCACTACCAATG actCTCCATCCAAAACTGCCACAGGGACCATAGCCATACAGGTGGAGGACTTCAATGATCACTGTCCAGAGCTGACCACCACAACTCATACCATGTGTCTCAAGGATAACGTAATCTATGTCACAGCTGTTGACCAAGATGATTTCCCCAATTCAGCACCATTTGAATTTACTGTAAATCAGGAGCGCAGCAAGGGCAAATGGACAGTGGAGCAGTATAATG ACACAACAGCCATTCTTCGAGACCATGCCAAATTGTGGCCAGGCATCTATTCAGTGGCAGTGGAGGTCAGCGATCAACAGGGAAAGTCATGTGCTGATGTCCAAATGGTGGACATAACTGTGTGCACGTGCACCGATGACACGAAAACCTGTGTGGGCCGTCGCACCAAGACTACAAGTTTGGGAGCTGGAGGGATCCTGCTCCCGCTGCTGGGACTCCTGCTTCTGCTGT TGGTGCCGCTTCTGCTGCTGTTCTGTCTGTGTGGAGGCGCCAGTACGGGAGATTTTAAAACCATTCCATTTGATACGAAACAGCAGCTGATCGCGTATCACACTGAGGGGCAAGGTGAAGATAAG GAAGTTCCCCTCATGACTGCTCCAGTCGAAGTTGACCATGGGGCAAAAGGGGCTGCAAACTTCAATACCTTTGGAAGGCATTGCTACTACGGAGGAATAACTGCCGGAGAACTAGCTGCCGGAGGAGCAGCGCTAGGAGGCGGTTTCTCTACATTGACGACAGAAAACATACACCAGCATGGTCAGTACCAACACAGCAGCGGACACATGGACATGGCTACCGGGCTGATATCAGGAGGAGAACACCACCTCTCCACTTACAGAGCCGACGTATATGAGGGGATGGCCCTATCCGAAGAGTTCCTGGGGGAATACTACACAAGT AAAGCCAACCATGCTGCACTGCAGTCCCAGGAGAAGGACGCTATGCTGGTCTATGACTATGAGGGTCGCGGATCCCCAGCGGGCTCAGTGGGTTGCTGCAGCCTTCTCGAAAACAATGATGACCTTGCTTTCCTCAATGACATTGGACCTCAGTTCAAAACATTGGCAGAAATTTGCCAGGGAAAGTCCTTGGTGACTGAATCTGTGGCTGTAGATTTGTCTGTCCTTGCACCCACACCAGTGTCTCCTGTCCGGCcctccacccacacacacatccacacacacacagaaacactcaGTGACCAGGCCAGTGCCAACATTAAAACCACCAATGTAGCTTCTggatcctccaccatcatccagACGGAGCACCTCACTGAGAGAGCACAGTCAACAGCTGCCCCTAACGTGCACATCCAGGACAATGTGGTGATTCCCAATCCGACACTGCTCGTACAGCAGCCAGCTATGTACTATGCTGCTACTCCCATGTACGTAGTTGATGCCAAGCCTCAGGTGGTCTATGTGGCAGGAGGAACACAGCAGCCACTGGGTCAGGTTGGAGTCAGTCAAGGCCTGGTACAAGTTGGAGGCCTCCAAGGTTCTCAGGAGGTGGTACTTGTAGATAGGCAAGTTGGAATGGGTGGAGTGGCAGCACAGGCAGCCCCAAGTGTTTTAAAAGGAACCATGTCAAAGACCAAAAAAGTGCTGTTGGTGGAGAATGGGTCTGCAGGTGGAGGGCATAGTGCTCAGCTAGGGCAGGGATTTGTCCAGGTAGGACAGGGGTCGACAGTTATCGGGGGGCTACAGGGTTCTCAGGGCGTGTTACTTGTTGACAGGCAAGTAGGAGCGGGTGGAGGGGCGGTGCAGGCAGCATCATTAGGACGTTTGTCGAGGTCTTCTGTTGGATCACATGGCACACACTCACCACAGGGATTCGTCCAGATAGGACAGGGTTCAACAGAGCAGGGATTAGATGTCAGAAGTCAAGATGTACTCATGGCATCTCAGAGTTCCTTGCTGGGGTCTGATGAAGACTTTGCCATAGCATCCAAACCCATGGTGCCAAGTGGCCAGAGAGTGATGGTGCAACGTAAGAAGGTGTCAGTCACTGAGAGAACCACCGACTCCAGTATAAGAGCATAA